The segment TGAGTCATATGGTGATCTCTTATTACGTGATGCAGGTTCTGTTTTAAAACAAAATGATACGCCATTTCTTGTATTTACGCCATTTTATCGTGCTGCATCTCAATTTAAGGTTAGAACGCCACAGGTTTTTAATCACAAAAATCTAATTACATCAAATCAAAATTCTGACGATACTATTTCTAGACTAGAAAAAATAATTCCTAAAACGACTGTTATTGAAGGAGGAAGAAAAAATGGTCTAAAAATTTTAGAAAATTTTGATAAAATTGCAGATTATAATGTTCAAAGAAACATTCCATCAAAACCAACATCTCAACTTTCTACACACAATCGCTTTGGTACTGTTTCAATTCGGGAAGTTCACATAGCTGCATCAAAATTCTTTGGGAATGATCATTCCTTCATATCTGAATTATACTGGAGAGATTTCTTTTCACATCTAATGTTTCACTTTCCTTACTCTCAGAAAAAAGAATTCCAAGAAAAATATCAAGGTCTAAAATGGTCCCATGATAAAAAAAAGTTTGAAAAATGGGTTAATGGATTAACTGGATTTCCTATTGTAGATGCTGGTATGCGTGAACTAAAACAAACTGGTTTCATGCATAACAGATGTAGAATGATTGTAGCATCATTTCTAACAAAGGATTTGCAGTGTGATTGGAGGCTTGGCGAAAGACATTTTGCAAAATATTTGATTGACTATGATCCATGTGTTAACGCAGGAAGCTGGCAGTGGTCAGCATCTACTGGTTGCGATGCCCAACCTTACTTTAGAGTCTTCAATCCTTGGTTACAACAAAAAAAATTCGATCCTGAATGTGTTTACATAAAAAAATGGATACCGGAATTAGTAAATCTCACAACAAAACAGATCCATGACATTGAAACCACACCCTTGGATTCTTCAATTGATTATCCGCGACCTATGGTAATACACAAAGAGGAATCAGCTCGTTCCAAACTAATGTTCAAAGTAGTTTAATGTCAAGTCTCAAATATTCTTCAGTACAATTTTTTACATGAACCGAATTATTCTTGCCTCAATAGGCATAATGGCTGTATATTTTCTAGTAATGGGAGTTGTATTTCCCGATGCATTGTCTTTTACCGAAAAAAGAGAAACATCTCCCTTCTTCGTTACATCTCAAGAAAAAAAATCAATTTCAAGTAATGAATCATTTGACTTTATTATTGACACAGGAATAACTGGTGGAGATTCTGATATGCTAATTTTAATAATTGGTTTTCCCGATGCAAAATCTTTTGATGGAATACAAATTAAATCAAGTGACTTTACACAATCTCCAAAATTTTTTGAAGTTGGTGATGAAATAAAGACCTATTATCCAAGTGATTATAAAATTGCCGAGTATCCTTTATTGCACATATTTAATATGCCAAATCCAATTAATAAAAAACCAATTTTACAATTAGAGATTACTCCTGAAAATTTAGGTGAATATAGAATTTTTACTAAAGCAAAATCTGCTCCATTTACTGAAGATTCAATCTTTCCAAAAGGTGGTAATGTAGATGAAGATAATGAATTTGTAGAAAAAAAGGTGGTTATTGTTGAGTGATCAAACCTTAGGAATAAAACAAAAACGATTCTTTTGGAAAATTGTAATTCCATACATTGTTTTAGGAATGGGTGTTGTTCTTGTAACTGGTGGTGGCTCTTGGGATATCACTAATCATATTCTAAACAAACCTGAGTCCTTTTTTGCAGAACCACATCTAATTTTGTATGGTGGTGTGGCAGTTTCAATTGGTGGCTTTATTGGTACATTATTACCCATACAAAACAAAAATTTATTCAATCTAAAATTTCCAAAACGTTTGTCTGGACTTGGAATCTTTTTACTAATTATTGCTGGGCCACTAGATTTTTGGTGGCATGACATGTATGGTCTTGACGGATTATTGAGCCCAACACATTTGATATTGATGGCAGGCATGTTATTCACAAGCATTGGATCAATTGTAGGAATTATTAGAATTGAAAATAAATCTGAACGAAAAACTGGAGTTATTTTACAGGGGTTAGTCTTTTCAGGAGCATGGTTTTCACTAACCGGATTTGCACATTCATTTTCTCTTCCTTTTTCAAAAACTGATTATGTTGATTTTAATCCTGAACCAACATTTGCAGCAGTATTTGCAACGATAGTTTATCCAATTGTAATGGCATTTATTCTAATTACTTCCGCAAAAGTAAACTCTGGAAAATTTGGTTACCTCAGTACGACTGGGGCATTCTACATACTAATCATGATCTTATCTGCTTTGTTACCAAATCCAGTTTTGGTTGATACCATTCCATTTTATCTGATGAATCTAATTCCATTTGTATTAGCAGATATTATAATAAATAAATCGAAAATAAAAAAATCACATTATATTGCAGGAGCTATAATTGGGTCCAGCTTTATCTTTTCATACTTCCCTCTTATTACGTACACATACAACGAAGTAATGTTCGATAGACTTGTGTGGCCAAGTATGATTCCATTAATCTACTCAGAGTTTATTGTTGTAATATTTCCTATTCTTGTCGCATGCGGCGCTGTTTCAAGTATAATTGGAACTGTAATAGCACTTAGAGCTTCACGTAGAATTATCATTTGACATAGATTGTCGCATGCGATGCTGCCCCATTCCAATTTTTTTATGGCCTTGTTTGATTAACTCCATTGCACATTTTATTGATTCTTCGTACGTATGTTCTGAAAGTTTTCTTTCACATAGGTTACAAACAGGGTCTGTCATATCCTGTAATACACATCACAAGCAAAAAGGGTTGCTAATCTCCCAATTTCTGTCATAAAATGTCCAATATGCAAATTATACTATGAATGAATTGTAGGATCCTTTTTTATAGTAATTTTCACTCGATTTTTTATGAAACAAATTGTAGGACAACTTGCAGCTTTAATGCTAATTACTGTGTTAGTTACATCTGTTGCAGCTACACCTGCTTTTGCTGACTGGGATAAAACAAAATATCCTGCAATTCAAGGAACAATTCCTATTGAAGATGGTCAAGACTTTAAACAACTAAGTAACATTTCTCTAGTTGATGCAATGTCTACTGCAGAAGAAGCAGTTCCTGATAGTAAAGCAATTTACGGAAAACTTACTGTGATTAACGGTTATCTTGTATACAAAGTTGTTATGATGGATGACAATAGAGGTCATAACAAAGTTTTAGTTGATGCTGGAACCGGTGAACAACTTTACGTGTCTGATGTTGTTTCAAAAGACTCTTACAAAAATAAAAGAAGTTATGATAAAAAACACAACAAAAAGATGAAGGATTACTTCAAAGGAATGACTCCTGAACAAGTTGCTGAAAAGAAACAGCAATTCAAAGAAATGGGAGATGCCTGGAAATCTATTTCACTTCAAGACAGAGCTACTATGATTATTCATTTCATGCAGATGAAAATGCAATGGGACACAATGTCTGATGACGAAAAAGAGTTAAAGAAACAAGAAATGAAAGAGCAATGGAAAGAGTTCTTGCCACTATCTCCTGAGGAAAAGAAACAAAAACTTGAAGATTATGTAAAATCTTTGAAGAACTAATCTGAATATTGTTTTATCTTTACAAGCGCATTTTTAATTGGCTCTAAATCTTTTTGTGCCTCTTGTAAATCTCCCAATAATTTCATAAAATATTCCCTGCCTGTATCTTGTGCCTTTACAATATCTGATTGGCGACATTCTAATGCTTTTTGTAAAGTATCCAAATCTTGTTCTAATGATTGAGCCGGTATTGAATTTTGTAACACTTGTTCAATTTTTTTTTGTGCTTCTATGACCATCGGATATCTTTTTTGTGCTTGTGATACCAAAATTGGTGCAAACATAGCGGCTGCTTCTTTTAATTCTGGACTTTCACTTATTGTTCTTAATCGTTTTTTATAATGAGCAAGCGATCTCAAAACTATCTCATATCCTCCTTCATCTTTGAGAAATATTCCTCCTATCCATACTGCCATGCATCCCTGTTTTTGCCTTTCATTAAATCTCTTTGTAGGCATAAATTCTAAAAATTTAATCTCAAATCATGATCTTAGTGTTGACAATCAAATACTTGTTTTAATTAACTTCGAATCTAAAAAATTCAGAGAAGTTGTCATTGGTTACTAACGTGTGTGGCAGATGAACATGCAGTTTCCTTTCTTAAACTTCTCATTTTTTAACTAATTCTATTATTAGATTTCACGAGATTGGTTTTTTAATAAAACAAATTGACGCTAAATCATGCTTACAACTTTGATTGAAAAAGTTTCAGATCGCCTATGTTTAAAGTCAAACACACAATTATCAATAATTTCAATTTTAGCGGTAACTGGACCTGTCATAATTCTCATAGCGGGAATTTGGGATGCGATAAATCACATACAAAATGAGCCAGAATTCTTTTGGTCAGATCCTCATATTGTAGTATATGCTGGGGTGACATTAGTCGGTGTTGCAGCGTTATTTTCTGTTAATCTTTTGATAAAAAATTCTATTCAAGGAATTTTGAAAAGAGGACTACAACTAGTGATAATTGGTTCCATAATCCAATTTGTTTCTGGTTTTGGAGATTCTATTTCACATGATATGTTTGGAATTGATGGTTTGTTATCGTTAACACATCAACCGCTTGAAATTGGAATTGTTCTATCTGCATTAGGTGGATTTCTGATTGTAAAATCACGTCAAAACTCCAATCTTGAGATATTTTTGCCGTTTGCCATTGTAACTTTTCTTCTAATGACTGCTTGGCTTGCGTTTAATTTTGCATTATACTTTGGTCATTACATACAATGTATGCCAATTCATTTGATTTTTTCATCAGGTTGTGCAATTCTATAATTTTTTAGTTTCATATATGATGTGAATAATAGTAAGAGGCCTCCAACAAACATAACTCCAGCTGGGATGCTAATGATTAGCGCATTTGTACTTCCTAACTCAACTTCATAATTCATGTTTTCTTGTGCAAGACTTGTTAAAATTATAGTATAAACTCCTGTTTCTTTGACATCAA is part of the Candidatus Nitrosopelagicus brevis genome and harbors:
- a CDS encoding PepSY domain-containing protein; this encodes MKQIVGQLAALMLITVLVTSVAATPAFADWDKTKYPAIQGTIPIEDGQDFKQLSNISLVDAMSTAEEAVPDSKAIYGKLTVINGYLVYKVVMMDDNRGHNKVLVDAGTGEQLYVSDVVSKDSYKNKRSYDKKHNKKMKDYFKGMTPEQVAEKKQQFKEMGDAWKSISLQDRATMIIHFMQMKMQWDTMSDDEKELKKQEMKEQWKEFLPLSPEEKKQKLEDYVKSLKN
- a CDS encoding cryptochrome/photolyase family protein; its protein translation is MKYKKSLFVFRRDYRLDDNTSLIQACENSEQVIPCFLFEKNLIDKNNPVFGKMRIRFMIDSLKDLFEQAKGKNCEILIKNDSVSSLITSSVKQDEINAIFMNRDNSPYGRFRDNQFKSASEKNNIAFESYGDLLLRDAGSVLKQNDTPFLVFTPFYRAASQFKVRTPQVFNHKNLITSNQNSDDTISRLEKIIPKTTVIEGGRKNGLKILENFDKIADYNVQRNIPSKPTSQLSTHNRFGTVSIREVHIAASKFFGNDHSFISELYWRDFFSHLMFHFPYSQKKEFQEKYQGLKWSHDKKKFEKWVNGLTGFPIVDAGMRELKQTGFMHNRCRMIVASFLTKDLQCDWRLGERHFAKYLIDYDPCVNAGSWQWSASTGCDAQPYFRVFNPWLQQKKFDPECVYIKKWIPELVNLTTKQIHDIETTPLDSSIDYPRPMVIHKEESARSKLMFKVV